From one Luteipulveratus mongoliensis genomic stretch:
- a CDS encoding helix-turn-helix domain-containing protein, whose protein sequence is MSPKPSHLAPVTPIRPVREAEPAPLLRDVFGRLLRRARQDQGRTLADVSGDAGVSLPYLSEVERGLKEPSSEVLEALCGALGASVAELLGAAHRELTSTAPREVTTRRTTSVTSGQGQALLLAA, encoded by the coding sequence ATGAGCCCGAAGCCGTCCCACCTCGCGCCGGTCACGCCCATCCGCCCGGTTCGTGAGGCCGAGCCTGCACCGCTGCTGCGGGACGTCTTCGGCCGCCTCCTGCGCCGCGCACGACAGGACCAGGGCCGCACGCTCGCCGATGTGTCGGGCGACGCCGGGGTGTCGCTGCCCTACCTGTCCGAGGTCGAGCGGGGGCTCAAGGAGCCGTCGTCCGAAGTTCTCGAGGCCCTCTGCGGCGCGCTCGGCGCCAGCGTGGCCGAGCTGCTCGGGGCAGCCCACCGAGAGCTCACCTCGACCGCACCTCGTGAAGTCACCACCCGGCGTACGACCTCTGTCACCAGCGGACAGGGTCAGGCTCTCCTGCTCGCCGCCTGA